The following proteins are encoded in a genomic region of Arachis stenosperma cultivar V10309 chromosome 4, arast.V10309.gnm1.PFL2, whole genome shotgun sequence:
- the LOC130975483 gene encoding 30S ribosomal protein S3, chloroplastic-like: MDGFMSLTSSSPRIETHYSNRWARLSLACPWIQQQFERLTYSGISGSTLIFNSPKHFVAYYALPRLWVPSIALYRLSSRVGDKRNYSENLQEDKKIRDYIKNYIKINIRISSGVEGIAGIKIKKRIDLIQVIISMGFPKLLIEGKPGRIEELQMNLQKKLNCVNRKLNIAITRIANPYGHPNILAEFIAGQLRNRVSFRKAMKKAIELTQQAGTKGIQVQIAGRIDGKEIARVEWIREGRVPLQTIRAKIDYCSYTVRTIYGVLGIKVWIFVNKE, encoded by the exons ATGGATGGTTTTATGTCTCTTACCAGTTCTTCCCCCCGAATTGAGACCCATTATTCAAATCGATGGGCCAGGTTGTCTCTTGCCTGCCCGTGGATTCAGCAGCAGTTCGAAAGGTTGACCTATTCGGGAATCTCCGGATCTACGCTTATTTTCAACTCCCCGAAGCATTTCGTCGCTTACTACGCCCTTCCTCGTCTCTGGGTGCCTAG CATAGCTTTGTATCGGCTAAGTTCACGAGTTGGAGATAAGCGGAATTATTCAGAGAATCTacaagaagataaaaaaatacGAGATTATATCaagaattatataaaaataaatataagaatatCTTCTGGTGTCGAGGGAATAGCAGGgataaagattaaaaaaagaattgatttgATTCAAGTCATAATCTCTATGGGATTTCCAAAGTTATTAATTGAGGGTAAGCCTGGAAGAATAGAAGAGTTACAGATGAATTTACAAAAAAAACTCAATTGTGTGAACCGAAAACTGAACATTGCTATTACAAGAATTGCAAACCCTTATGGACATCCTAATATTCTTGCAGAATTTATAGCCGGGCAATTAAGGAATAGAGTTTCGTTTCGTAAAGCAATGAAAAAAGCTATTGAATTAACTCAACAGGCGGGGACAAAAGGAATTCAAGTACAAATTGCGGGACGTATCGACGGAAAAGAAATTGCACGTGTCGAATGGATCAGAGAGGGTAGAGTTCCTCTACAAACCATTCGAGCTAAAATTGATTATTGTTCCTATACAGTTCGAACTATTTATGGCGTATTAGGGATCAAAGTTTGGATATTTGTAAACAAAGAATAA
- the LOC130976098 gene encoding 50S ribosomal protein L14, chloroplastic — translation MIQPQTHLNVADNSGARQLMCIRIIGAGNRRYASIGDIVVAVIKEAVPNMSLERSEVIRAVIVRTCKELKRSNGMIIQYDDNAAVVIDQEGNPKGTRIFGAIARELRQLNFTKIVSLAPEVL, via the coding sequence ATGATTCAACCTCAAACCCATTTGAATGTAGCCGATAACAGCGGAGCCCGCCAATTGATGTGTATTCGAATCATAGGAGCAGGTAATCGACGATATGCTTCTATTGGTGACATTGTTGTTGCTGTAATCAAGGAAGCGGTACCAAATATGTCTTTAGAAAGATCAGAAGTGATTAGAGCTGTAATTGTACGTACTTGTAAAGAACTTAAACGTAGCAATGGCATGATAATACAGTATGATGATAATGCCGCGGTTGTCATTGATCAAGAGGGAAATCCAAAAGGAACTCGAATTTTTGGCGCAATCGCCCGGGAATTGAGACAGTTAAATTTCACTAAAATAGTTTCATTAGCACCTGAGGTATTATAA
- the LOC130974089 gene encoding 30S ribosomal protein S11, chloroplastic, producing the protein MAKPIPKIGSRKNGRIGSRKHARKIPKGVIHVQASFNNTIVTVTDVRGRVISWSSAGTCGFKGTRRGTPFAAQTAAGNVIRTVANQGMQRAEVMIKGPGLGRDAALRAIRRSGILLNFIRDVTPMPHNGCRSPKKRRV; encoded by the coding sequence ATGGCAAAACCTATACCCAAAATTGGTTCGCGTAAAAATGGACGTATTGGTTCACGTAAACATGCTCGTAAAATACCAAAGGGCGTTATTCATGTTCAAGCTAGTTTCAACAATACCATTGTCACTGTTACCGATGTACGGGGTCGGGTAATTTCGTGGTCCTCCGCAGGTACTTGTGGATTCAAAGGTACGCGAAGGGGAACACCATTTGCCGCCCAAACCGCAGCAGGAAATGTTATTCGAACAGTAGCGAATCAAGGCATGCAACGAGCAGAAGTCATGATAAAGGGTCCCGGTCTCGGAAGAGATGCGGCATTAAGAGCTATTCGTAGAAGTGGCATACTCTTAAATTTTATACGGGATGTAACCCCTATGCCACATAATGGGTGTAGGTCCCCTAAAAAACGACGTGTGTAA
- the LOC130974088 gene encoding cytochrome b6 isoform X2 has product MIFFNKVYDWFEERLEIQAIADDITSKYVPPHVNIFYCLGGITLTCFLVQVATGFAMTFYYRPTVTEAFASVQYIMTEANFGWLIRSVHRWSASMMVLMMILHVFRVYLTGGFKKPRELTWVTGVVLAVLTASFGVTGYSLPWDQIGYWAVKIVTGVPEAIPGIGSSVVELLRGSASVGQSTLTRFYSLHTFVLPLLTAVFMLMHFPMIRKQGWINKNSPIPITKKPDLNDPVLRAKLAKGMGHNYYGEPAWPNDLLYIFPVVILGTIACNVGLAVLEPSMIGEPADPFATPLEILPEWYFFPVFQILRTVPNKLLGVLLMVSVPAGLLTVPFLENVNKFQNPFRRPVSTTIFLIGTAVALWLGVGATLPIEKSLTLGLF; this is encoded by the exons ATGATCTTTTTCAATAAAGTCTATGATTGGTTCGAAGAACGTCTTGAGATTCAGGCGATTGCCGATGATATAACTAGTAAATATGTCCCTCCTCATGTCAACATATTCTATTGTTTAGGAGGAATTACACTTACTTGCTTTTTAGTCCAAGTAGCAACGGGGTTTGCTATGACCTTTTATTATCGTCCGACCGTTACTGAGGCTTTTGCTTCGGTTCAATATATAATGACTGAGGCTAACTTTGGTTGGTTAATCCGATCTGTTCATCGATGGTCGGCAAGTATGATGGTTTTAATGATGATCCTGCACGTATTTCGTGTGTATCTTACCGGCGGTTTTAAAAAACCTCGTGAATTGACGTGGGTTACGGGCGTTGTTTTGGCTGTATTGACCGCATCTTTTGGTGTAACTGGTTATTCCTTACCTTGGGACCAAATTGGTTATTGGGCAGTCAAAATTGTAACAGGAGTACCCGAAGCTATTCCCGGAATAGGATCGTCTGTCGTGGAATTATTAAGGGGAAGTGCTAGTGTAGGACAATCTACCTTGACTCGTTTTTATAGTTTACATACTTTTGTATTACCTCTTCTTACTGCTGTATTTATGTTAATGCACTTTCCAATGATACGTAAGCAAG GATGGATCAATAAGAATTCACCTATCCCAATAACAAAAAAACCTGACTTGAATGATCCTGTATTAAGAGCGAAATTGGCTAAAGGAATGGGTCATAATTATTATGGAGAACCCGCATGGCCAAACgatcttttatatatttttcccGTAGTTATTCTAGGTACTATTGCTTGTAACGTAGGTTTAGCAGTTTTAGAACCATCAATGATTGGGGAACCCGCGGATCCATTTGCAACTCCTTTGGAAATATTGccggaatggtatttctttccTGTATTTCAAATACTTCGTACAGTGCCCAATAAGTTATTGGGCGTTCTTTTAATGGTTTCGGTACCCGCAGGATTATTAACAGTACCCTTTTTGGAGAATGTTAATAAATTCCAAAACCCATTTCGTCGTCCAGTATCAACAACCATCTTTTTGATTGGTACTGCAGTAGCCCTTTGGTTGGGTGTTGGAGCAACATTACCTATTGAGAAATCCCTAACTTTAGGTCTCTTTTAA
- the LOC130974088 gene encoding cytochrome b6-f complex subunit 4 isoform X1: protein MGVTKKPDLNDPVLRAKLAKGMGHNYYGEPAWPNDLLYIFPVVILGTIACNVGLAVLEPSMIGEPADPFATPLEILPEWYFFPVFQILRTVPNKLLGVLLMVSVPAGLLTVPFLENVNKFQNPFRRPVSTTIFLIGTAVALWLGVGATLPIEKSLTLGLF from the exons ATGGGAGT AACAAAAAAACCTGACTTGAATGATCCTGTATTAAGAGCGAAATTGGCTAAAGGAATGGGTCATAATTATTATGGAGAACCCGCATGGCCAAACgatcttttatatatttttcccGTAGTTATTCTAGGTACTATTGCTTGTAACGTAGGTTTAGCAGTTTTAGAACCATCAATGATTGGGGAACCCGCGGATCCATTTGCAACTCCTTTGGAAATATTGccggaatggtatttctttccTGTATTTCAAATACTTCGTACAGTGCCCAATAAGTTATTGGGCGTTCTTTTAATGGTTTCGGTACCCGCAGGATTATTAACAGTACCCTTTTTGGAGAATGTTAATAAATTCCAAAACCCATTTCGTCGTCCAGTATCAACAACCATCTTTTTGATTGGTACTGCAGTAGCCCTTTGGTTGGGTGTTGGAGCAACATTACCTATTGAGAAATCCCTAACTTTAGGTCTCTTTTAA